One genomic region from Desulfuromonas sp. encodes:
- the dksA gene encoding RNA polymerase-binding protein DksA, whose amino-acid sequence MNKKELKEFKQLLEKQLDELLEDAGKTASEMADEKANFPDPTDRASLESDRNFELRIRDRERKLIGKIREALERIEDGEFGFCESCEEEIGIARLKARPVTTMCIDCKTEQERQEKIG is encoded by the coding sequence ATGAACAAGAAAGAACTGAAAGAGTTCAAACAACTTCTGGAAAAGCAGTTGGATGAGTTGCTGGAAGATGCCGGCAAGACGGCATCCGAAATGGCCGACGAGAAGGCCAACTTCCCCGACCCGACCGATCGTGCTTCACTCGAATCGGACCGTAATTTCGAGTTGCGTATCCGTGATCGCGAACGGAAGCTGATTGGCAAGATTCGCGAAGCGCTGGAGCGGATCGAGGACGGGGAGTTCGGTTTTTGCGAATCGTGTGAAGAAGAGATCGGGATTGCCCGGCTCAAGGCACGGCCGGTCACGACCATGTGTATCGACTGCAAGACCGAGCAGGAGCGTCAGGAAAAAATCGGGTAG